The Equus przewalskii isolate Varuska unplaced genomic scaffold, EquPr2 ChrUn-6, whole genome shotgun sequence genome includes a region encoding these proteins:
- the LOC103553945 gene encoding olfactory receptor 10J1, which translates to MKGENHTLITEFVFQGFSSFHEHQLTLFVVFLAFYILTLAGNVIIVTIIRIDHHLHTPMYFFLSMLSTSETVYTLVILPRMLSSLVCVNESISLAGCATQMFFFITFGITNCFLLTAMGYDRYVAICNPLRYTVIMNKRVCVQLVWGAWSIGLIVATTQVISVFRLPFCAAKVAHFFCDIRPVMKLSCIDTTVNEILTLIISVLVLVVPMGLVFISYVLIISTILKIASAEGRKKAFATCVSHLTVVIVHYGCASIAYLKPKSENTRDQDQLISVTYTVITPLLNPVVYTLRNKEVKDALLRVIGRKLS; encoded by the coding sequence ATGAAGGGAGAAAACCATACCCTCATAACTGAGTTTGTTTTCCAGGGTTTCTCAAGCTTCCATGAGCACCAGCTCACCCTTTTTGTGGTGTTCCTTGCATTCTACATCTTAACCTTAGCAGGCAATGTAATCATTGTGACCATTATCCGAATTGATCATCAtctccacactcccatgtacttcttcctgagCATGCTGTCTACTTCAGAGACTGTATATACATTGGTCATTCTCCCAAGGATGCTCTCCAGccttgtgtgtgtgaatgagtcCATCTCATTGGCAGGTTGTGCCACTCAGATGTTCTTTTTCATAACCTTTGGTATCACTAACTGCTTCCTGCTCACAGCAATGGGTTATGACCGCTATGTAGCTATCTGCAACCCCCTGAGATACACAGTTATTATGAACAAGAGGGTGTGTGTCCAACTGGTGTGGGGAGCCTGGAGCATTGGGCTGATTGTAGCAACGACACAGGTGATATCTGTATTCAGGTTACCTTTCTGTGCTGCCAAAGTGGCACACTTCTTCTGTGACATCCGACCTGTGATGAAGCTCTCCTGCATTGATACCACTGTTAATGAGATCTTGACTTTGATCATCAGTGTGCTGGTGCTTGTTGTACCTATGGGTCTGGTTTTCATCTCTTATGTCCTCATCATCTCTACCATCCTCAAGATCGCCTCTGCTGAGGGCCGAAAGAAAGCTTTTGCCACCTGTGTTTCTCATCTCACTGTGGTCATTGTCCACTATGGCTGTGCTTCCATTGCCTACCTCAAGCCCAAGTCAGAGAACACCAGGGATCAGGATCAGCTGATTTCAGTGACCTACACAGTCATCACCCCCCTACTGAACCCTGTAGTGTACACCCTGAGGAACAAAGAAGTCAAGGATGCTCTGCTCCGGGTCATTGGCAGGAAGCTTTCCTGA
- the LOC103553944 gene encoding olfactory receptor 10J4 has translation MPRLNFTAVTEFIFESFSIFGWQHRLFLFGVFLVLYLLTLASNAIILTVIHLNRQLHTPMYFFLSVLSISETCYTVAIIPRMLSSLLNSQRVISIPDCATQLFFYLTFGINNCFLLTAMGYDRYVAICNPLRYSVIMGKKTCIQLASGSWSIGLSTAIIQVSSVFSLPFCGTNIISHFFCDIRPLMKLSCADTTIKEFITLLISLCVLVLPMVLIFISYVLIVTTILKIASAEGRKKAFATCASHLTVVIVHYGCTSFIYLKPKSHNSLQDRLISVTYTVITPLLNPVVYSLRNKEVKDALLRALGRKPLS, from the coding sequence ATGCCAAGACTCAATTTCACAGCTGTGACAGAGTTTATCTTTGaaagtttttccatttttgggTGGCAGCACAGACTCTTCCTCTTTGGAGTCTTTTTGGTCTTGTACCTGTTGACCCTTGCCAGCAATGCTATCATCTTGACAGTTATCCACCTCAACCGTCAACttcacacacccatgtacttctttctGAGTGTGCTGTCCATATCTGAGACCTGTTATACAGTAGCCATCATCCCCCGAATGCTGTCCAGTCTCCTTAATTCCCAACGAGTCATCTCCATTCCAGATTGTGCCACCCAGCTCTTCTTCTATCTCACTTTTGGTATCAACAACTGCTTCCTGCTCACAGCCATGGGATATGATCgttatgtggccatctgcaacccCCTACGGTATTCAGTCATCATGGGCAAAAAGACTTGTATACAGTTGGCAAGTGGATCCTGGAGCATTGGCCTGAGCACAGCCATCATTCAGGTGTCTTCTGTGTTCAGCCTGCCCTTCTGTGGTACCAACATCATCTCTCACTTCTTTTGTGACATCCGGCCTCTAATGAAGCTTTCCTGTGCTGACACTACCATCAAAgaatttatcaccttgctcatcAGTCTGTGTGTCCTTGTTCTGCCTATGGTCTTGATCTTTATCTCCTATGTCCTGATTGTCACCACCATCCTGAAGATTGCATCTGCTGAGGGTCGGAAAAAGGCCTTTGCCACTTGTGCCTCACACCTCACAGTGGTCATTGTCCACTATGGCTGTACCTCCTTCATCTACCTAAAACCCAAATCCCACAATTCCCTGCAGGACAGACTTATCTCTGTGACCTACACTGTCATCACCCCTCTACTGAACCCTGTTGTGTACAGCCTGAGGAACAAAGAGGTCAAGGAtgccttgctcagagctttgggCAGAAAGCCCCTTTCTTAG